A part of Miscanthus floridulus cultivar M001 chromosome 6, ASM1932011v1, whole genome shotgun sequence genomic DNA contains:
- the LOC136461911 gene encoding uncharacterized protein: MPRANEMLRADSRMMVVFGALTSKPEQLTFEESLRFVKKVKARDYMLYLSLFDILGGMELSQLDAYRELQLLFHNHPDLCEELEKFRPPVPIKQATNNIWPWVIVCAVPLVAVSLIPALGNPVLWFVQQTIGEKIAI; encoded by the exons ATGCCAAGAGCAAATGAGATGTTGAGGGCAGATTCAAGAATGATGGTGGTCTTTGGTGCCTTGACATCGAAACCAGAGCAGCTGACATTTGAAGAATCCCTCAGATTTGTCAAGAAAGTGAAG GCCCGTGATTACATGCTGTACTTGTCATTATTTGACATTCTTGGCGGAATGGAATTATCCCAGCTTGATGCCTACCGAGAG TTACAGCTGCTGTTTCATAATCACCCAGATTTGTGTGAAGAGCTTGAGAAGTTCAGACCACCGGTGCCTATAAAGCAGGCGACAAACAACATTTGGCCCTGGGTCATTGTTTGTGCTGTCCCATTGGTTGCAGTCAGCCTGATCCCGGCGCTTGGGAACCCAGTACTGTGGTTTGTTCAACAAACTATTGGTGAAAAAATAGCCATCTGA